From a single Cupriavidus taiwanensis LMG 19424 genomic region:
- the bamA gene encoding outer membrane protein assembly factor BamA, whose amino-acid sequence MESKRGSTLIRHKRISLGLLASAVIAAWSPAGWAADPFVVRDIRVEGLQRVEPGTVFGYLPVRVGETFTDDKGADAIRALYNTGFFKDVQIRAEEGVLVVQVEERPAISQLEFVGIKEFDKDTLRRSLRAVGVAEARYYDKALIDKAEQELKRQYVARGYYAADVQTTITPVDRNRVSVVFNVDEGPVAKIRQINIVGNKAFKESTLRDEMQLSTPNWLSWYTKNDLYSKQKLTADLESLRSYYLNRGYLEFAIESTQVSITPDKKDIFLTLNIKEGEQYKVSDVRLAGELLGKQEEMEKLLQLKKGDIFSSEKLTQSTKAITDLLGTYGYAFTTINPQPQIDKEKREVALTLMVDPGRRVYVRRVNVVGNSKTRDEVVRREMRQMESSWFDSEKLQQSQARINRTGYFTDTNITTEDVPGAPDQVDVNVNVTEKPTGQISLGVGFSSTDKLVLQAGLRQDNVFGSGTSLGLDVNTAKSFRTIALTQYDPYFTVDGISRSTDIYYRTSRPLYYTGDQDYKIVSAGGGFKFGVPFSEVDTVFFGIGYERTQVYTSVNTPNQYKNWLTEIGKNSGDGINNFPFTIGWARDRRDSALVPTKGPYTQANLEVGLPGGDTQYYRASVQQQYFYPISKAFTLALNGEVAYGHGYGNTPFPVFKYFYAGGIGSVRGYQTSTLGPKDQNGNPVGGASKMIGNVEFIFPLPGSGVDRTLRLFTFFDFGNVYQEGEPLRFSELKYSTGFGMSWLSPIGPLKLSMGFPLKRDDNDKVQRFQFQIGTAF is encoded by the coding sequence ATGGAATCAAAGAGGGGATCAACATTGATCAGACATAAGCGCATTTCGCTGGGCTTGCTGGCGAGTGCCGTTATTGCAGCCTGGAGCCCGGCGGGCTGGGCTGCCGATCCGTTCGTCGTCAGGGACATCCGCGTTGAGGGACTGCAACGCGTGGAACCGGGTACCGTGTTTGGCTACCTGCCGGTGCGCGTCGGCGAAACCTTCACCGATGACAAGGGCGCCGATGCCATCCGTGCCCTCTACAATACCGGCTTCTTCAAGGACGTGCAGATCCGCGCAGAAGAAGGCGTGCTGGTGGTGCAGGTCGAAGAGCGCCCGGCGATTTCGCAGCTCGAGTTCGTCGGCATCAAGGAATTCGACAAGGACACGCTGCGCCGCTCGCTGCGCGCGGTGGGCGTGGCAGAGGCCCGCTACTACGACAAGGCCCTGATCGACAAGGCCGAGCAGGAACTCAAGCGCCAGTACGTCGCGCGCGGCTACTATGCCGCCGACGTGCAGACCACGATCACGCCGGTGGACCGCAACCGCGTCTCGGTGGTGTTCAACGTCGACGAAGGTCCGGTCGCCAAGATCCGCCAGATCAATATCGTCGGCAACAAGGCGTTCAAGGAAAGCACGCTGCGCGACGAAATGCAGCTGTCCACCCCCAACTGGCTGTCGTGGTACACCAAGAACGACCTGTACTCGAAGCAGAAGCTGACCGCTGACCTGGAATCGCTGCGTTCGTACTACCTGAACCGCGGCTACCTGGAATTCGCCATCGAATCGACCCAGGTTTCCATCACGCCCGACAAGAAAGACATCTTCCTGACGCTGAACATCAAGGAAGGCGAGCAGTACAAGGTTTCCGACGTGCGCCTGGCGGGCGAGCTGCTGGGCAAGCAGGAGGAAATGGAAAAGCTGCTGCAGCTGAAGAAGGGCGACATCTTCTCGTCCGAGAAGCTGACGCAGAGCACCAAGGCCATTACCGACCTGCTCGGCACCTATGGCTACGCGTTCACTACCATCAACCCGCAGCCGCAGATCGACAAGGAAAAGCGTGAAGTTGCGCTGACCCTGATGGTCGATCCGGGCCGCCGCGTCTACGTGCGCCGCGTCAACGTGGTCGGCAACAGCAAGACCCGCGACGAAGTGGTGCGGCGCGAGATGCGCCAGATGGAAAGCTCGTGGTTCGACAGCGAAAAGCTGCAGCAGTCGCAGGCGCGCATCAACCGCACCGGCTACTTTACCGACACCAACATCACCACCGAGGACGTGCCTGGCGCGCCCGACCAGGTCGATGTGAACGTCAACGTGACCGAAAAGCCGACCGGCCAGATCAGCCTGGGCGTGGGTTTCTCGTCCACCGACAAGCTGGTGCTGCAGGCCGGCCTGCGCCAGGACAACGTGTTCGGCTCGGGTACCAGCCTGGGCCTGGACGTGAACACCGCCAAGTCGTTCCGCACCATTGCGCTGACGCAGTACGACCCGTACTTCACGGTGGACGGCATCAGCCGCTCGACCGACATTTACTACCGTACTTCGCGCCCGCTGTACTACACCGGCGACCAGGACTACAAGATCGTCTCGGCCGGCGGCGGCTTCAAGTTCGGCGTGCCATTCTCGGAAGTCGATACCGTGTTCTTCGGCATCGGCTACGAGCGCACCCAGGTGTACACCTCGGTCAACACGCCGAATCAGTACAAGAACTGGCTGACCGAGATCGGCAAGAACTCGGGCGACGGCATCAACAACTTCCCGTTCACGATCGGCTGGGCGCGCGACCGCCGCGACAGCGCGCTGGTCCCGACCAAGGGCCCGTACACCCAGGCCAACCTGGAAGTCGGCCTGCCGGGCGGCGATACGCAGTACTACCGCGCCAGCGTGCAGCAGCAGTACTTCTATCCGATCTCGAAGGCCTTCACGCTGGCACTGAACGGCGAAGTGGCCTACGGCCACGGCTACGGCAACACGCCGTTCCCGGTGTTCAAGTACTTCTACGCCGGCGGTATCGGCTCGGTGCGCGGCTACCAGACCAGCACGCTGGGCCCGAAGGACCAGAACGGCAACCCGGTGGGCGGCGCCTCCAAGATGATCGGCAACGTGGAATTCATCTTCCCGTTGCCGGGCTCGGGCGTGGACCGCACGCTGCGCCTGTTCACCTTCTTCGACTTCGGTAACGTCTATCAGGAAGGCGAGCCGCTGCGCTTCAGCGAGCTGAAGTACTCGACCGGCTTCGGCATGTCGTGGCTGTCGCCGATCGGGCCGCTGAAGCTCAGCATGGGCTTCCCGCTCAAGCGCGACGACAACGACAAGGTCCAGCGCTTCCAGTTCCAGATCGGCACGGCATTCTGA
- the rnhB gene encoding ribonuclease HII: protein MARRDAARSATSAQLGLDLAPAAGAIQRLCGVDEAGRGPLAGPVYAAAVVLDPKRPIRGLADSKILTAAKREALYEKICERALGWHIAFATVEEIDTINILHASMLAMQRAVQGLAASGVVPDLVQVDGNRCPQVAYPVEAIVKGDALVKAISAASILAKVARDRALMELHAAYPQYGFDSHVGYGTPQHMAALAEFGATPHHRRSFAPVREALAQRPVFTAMVAAAPVVDGTHVADAGALGAAAAARHGTFLPPEAS, encoded by the coding sequence ATGGCACGCCGCGATGCTGCCCGCAGTGCAACCTCTGCGCAACTGGGGCTGGACCTGGCGCCGGCCGCCGGCGCCATCCAGCGCCTGTGCGGCGTCGACGAGGCGGGCCGCGGCCCGCTGGCGGGGCCGGTCTATGCCGCCGCGGTGGTGCTCGACCCCAAACGCCCGATCCGCGGCCTGGCCGATTCCAAGATCCTGACCGCCGCCAAGCGCGAAGCGCTGTACGAGAAGATCTGCGAACGCGCGCTGGGCTGGCATATCGCCTTCGCCACGGTCGAGGAAATCGACACCATCAACATCCTGCACGCCAGCATGCTGGCGATGCAGCGGGCCGTGCAGGGCCTGGCCGCCAGCGGCGTGGTGCCGGACCTGGTGCAGGTCGACGGCAACCGCTGCCCGCAGGTTGCCTACCCGGTCGAAGCCATCGTCAAGGGCGATGCGCTGGTCAAGGCGATCTCGGCGGCTTCGATCCTGGCCAAGGTGGCACGCGACCGGGCCCTGATGGAACTGCACGCGGCCTACCCGCAGTACGGCTTCGATTCGCACGTGGGCTACGGCACGCCGCAGCATATGGCCGCGCTGGCCGAGTTCGGCGCGACCCCGCACCATCGCCGCTCGTTCGCGCCCGTGCGCGAGGCGCTGGCGCAGCGGCCGGTATTCACTGCCATGGTGGCCGCCGCGCCGGTCGTTGACGGCACTCACGTCGCTGACGCCGGCGCCCTTGGTGCCGCGGCCGCCGCCCGGCACGGTACGTTCTTGCCACCCGAAGCATCGTGA
- the lpxD gene encoding UDP-3-O-(3-hydroxymyristoyl)glucosamine N-acyltransferase, whose translation MQTPTLGQLATENGAQVVGDPDLAITGLAPLDQAGPGELSFLSNPLYLQQALDAKAGAVIVSAADLERVRAEGKADGRNWLVARNPYVCFARVAQRFDRAANTDARTGIDARATVAPDAVVPASCYIGPNVVIEAGARLGERVRILANGYVGAHAQIGDDALLYANVSVYHHCVVGARAILHSGVVIGADGFGFAPDISASGVEYVKIPQTGRAVLGDDVEVGANTAIDRGAMADTVIEDGCKIDNQVQIAHNVRVGAHTVIAGCAAVSGSTRIGRFCVIGGAANFAGHLTIADRTTVSGGTSITKSITKPGGHFTSVFPFLPHGEWERNAAIVRGLSKLRERVVALERRLRGQAAGSQPSQD comes from the coding sequence ATGCAGACACCCACACTGGGTCAGCTCGCCACCGAGAACGGCGCGCAGGTTGTGGGTGACCCCGACCTGGCGATCACCGGCCTGGCCCCCCTGGACCAGGCCGGACCGGGCGAGCTCTCGTTCCTGTCCAATCCGCTCTACCTGCAGCAGGCGCTGGATGCCAAGGCCGGCGCCGTGATCGTCTCGGCCGCCGACCTCGAGCGCGTGCGCGCCGAAGGCAAGGCCGACGGCCGCAACTGGCTGGTGGCGCGCAATCCCTACGTATGCTTTGCCCGCGTGGCGCAGCGTTTCGACCGCGCCGCCAATACCGATGCGCGCACCGGCATCGACGCGCGCGCCACCGTGGCGCCCGACGCCGTGGTGCCGGCTTCGTGCTACATCGGCCCCAACGTGGTCATCGAAGCCGGCGCGCGCCTGGGCGAGCGCGTGCGCATCCTGGCCAACGGCTATGTCGGCGCGCACGCGCAGATCGGCGACGATGCGCTGTTGTACGCCAACGTATCGGTCTACCACCACTGCGTGGTCGGCGCCCGCGCCATCCTGCACAGCGGCGTGGTGATCGGTGCCGACGGCTTCGGCTTCGCGCCGGACATCAGCGCGAGCGGCGTCGAATACGTGAAGATCCCGCAAACCGGACGCGCGGTGCTGGGCGATGACGTGGAAGTCGGCGCCAATACCGCAATCGACCGCGGCGCCATGGCCGACACCGTGATCGAGGACGGCTGCAAGATCGACAACCAGGTCCAGATCGCGCACAACGTGCGGGTCGGCGCGCATACGGTCATCGCCGGCTGCGCCGCGGTGTCGGGCAGCACGCGCATCGGTCGCTTCTGCGTGATCGGCGGCGCGGCCAACTTTGCCGGCCACCTGACCATTGCCGACCGCACCACGGTGTCGGGCGGCACCTCGATCACCAAATCCATTACCAAGCCCGGCGGTCATTTCACCAGCGTGTTCCCGTTCCTGCCGCACGGCGAGTGGGAACGCAACGCAGCCATCGTGCGCGGCCTGAGCAAGCTGCGCGAACGGGTGGTGGCGCTGGAACGCCGCCTGCGCGGCCAGGCCGCCGGGTCCCAACCCTCACAAGACTAA
- the lpxA gene encoding acyl-ACP--UDP-N-acetylglucosamine O-acyltransferase encodes MTQIHPTALVDPKAELAADVSVGPFSIVGPNVRIGSGTRIGSHTTVEGHTTIGAGNNIGPYASVGGVPQDMKYRNEPTRLEIGDRNTIREFTTIHTGTVQDRGLTSIGNDNWIMAYVHIAHDCMVGNHTVFSSNAQIAGHVEVGDWAILGGMSGVHQFVRIGAHAMLGGASALVQDVPPFVIAASDKSGNKATPHGINVEGLRRRGFDAGQIAALRQAYKLLYKSDLSFDEARTEISALLAQVDAGTAAPLQAFVDFLAATQRGIVR; translated from the coding sequence ATGACGCAAATCCACCCCACCGCACTGGTCGACCCGAAGGCAGAACTGGCCGCCGACGTCAGCGTCGGACCGTTCTCCATCGTCGGCCCCAACGTGCGGATCGGCAGCGGCACCCGGATCGGCTCGCATACGACAGTCGAGGGCCATACCACGATCGGCGCGGGCAACAACATCGGCCCCTATGCCTCGGTCGGCGGCGTGCCGCAGGACATGAAATACCGCAACGAGCCGACCCGGCTCGAAATCGGCGACCGCAACACCATCCGCGAATTCACCACGATCCACACCGGCACGGTGCAGGACCGCGGCCTGACCAGCATCGGCAACGACAACTGGATCATGGCCTACGTCCATATCGCGCATGACTGCATGGTCGGGAACCACACCGTGTTTTCCAGCAACGCGCAGATCGCCGGCCACGTCGAGGTGGGCGACTGGGCCATCCTGGGCGGCATGAGCGGCGTGCACCAGTTCGTGCGCATCGGCGCCCATGCGATGCTGGGCGGCGCCTCGGCGCTGGTGCAGGACGTGCCCCCGTTCGTGATCGCGGCCAGCGACAAGAGCGGCAACAAGGCCACGCCGCACGGCATCAACGTCGAAGGGCTGCGCCGCCGCGGCTTCGACGCCGGCCAGATCGCCGCGCTGCGGCAGGCCTACAAGCTGCTTTACAAGTCCGACCTCAGCTTCGACGAGGCGCGCACCGAGATTTCCGCATTGCTGGCCCAGGTGGATGCCGGCACCGCGGCGCCGCTGCAGGCCTTCGTCGACTTCCTTGCCGCCACCCAGCGCGGCATCGTGCGCTGA
- the lpxB gene encoding lipid-A-disaccharide synthase: MADAAIRKDLPAGSGSAAGKRGTIAMVAGEASGDLLASLMMGGLQARLAETGQAVDYAGIGGKRMMAQGFTSRWPMETLSVNGYVEVLGSLREILATRRAVRDWLLAEPPLCFIGVDAPDFNFGLEVPLRRAGIPVVHFVSPSIWAWRGGRIRTIARAVDHILCLFPFEPEIYAKAGIPATYVGHPLADVIPMVPDVAGARAALGLPAGHRVVAVLPGSRQSEVRNLGATFFAAMARMQRMDPKLAFVLPAASAPLRAIVEDLHHQHPELCLTIVDGKSHQAMEAADVVLLASGTATLEAALYKKPMVISYKVPWLTAQIMKRQGYLPYVGLPNILSGRFVVPELLQDDATPEALARETLLQLNDEGNTAFLYEHFTRMHETLKCNTAQLAADVVVDLMRSRGTA; encoded by the coding sequence ATGGCTGACGCCGCGATTCGGAAGGACCTGCCCGCGGGCAGCGGCAGCGCCGCGGGCAAGCGCGGCACCATCGCCATGGTGGCCGGCGAGGCCTCGGGCGACCTGCTGGCTTCGCTGATGATGGGCGGGCTGCAGGCCCGCCTGGCCGAGACCGGCCAGGCGGTGGACTACGCCGGCATCGGCGGCAAGCGCATGATGGCGCAGGGCTTCACCTCGCGCTGGCCGATGGAAACGCTGTCGGTCAACGGCTATGTCGAGGTGCTGGGCTCGCTGCGCGAGATCCTCGCCACGCGGCGCGCGGTGCGCGACTGGCTGCTGGCAGAGCCCCCGCTATGCTTTATCGGGGTCGATGCCCCGGACTTCAATTTCGGGCTGGAAGTGCCGCTGCGCCGCGCCGGCATCCCGGTCGTGCATTTCGTCAGCCCGTCGATCTGGGCCTGGCGCGGCGGGCGCATCCGTACCATCGCGCGCGCAGTCGACCACATCCTTTGCCTGTTCCCGTTCGAGCCCGAGATCTACGCCAAGGCCGGCATTCCGGCCACCTACGTGGGCCATCCGCTGGCCGACGTGATCCCGATGGTGCCCGACGTGGCCGGCGCGCGGGCCGCGCTGGGGCTGCCGGCGGGTCACCGCGTGGTGGCGGTGCTGCCCGGCAGCCGCCAGTCCGAGGTACGCAACCTCGGCGCGACCTTTTTCGCGGCGATGGCTCGCATGCAGCGCATGGATCCGAAGCTGGCGTTCGTGCTGCCGGCGGCCAGCGCGCCGCTGCGCGCCATCGTCGAAGACCTGCACCACCAGCATCCGGAACTGTGCCTCACCATTGTCGACGGCAAGTCGCACCAGGCCATGGAAGCCGCCGACGTGGTGCTGCTGGCGAGCGGCACCGCCACGCTCGAGGCGGCGCTGTACAAGAAGCCGATGGTGATCTCGTACAAGGTGCCCTGGCTGACCGCGCAGATCATGAAGCGCCAGGGTTATCTGCCCTACGTGGGATTGCCTAATATCCTGTCAGGGCGCTTTGTCGTGCCCGAGCTGCTGCAGGACGACGCCACGCCCGAGGCGCTGGCGCGCGAGACCCTGCTGCAGCTCAACGACGAAGGCAATACCGCCTTCCTGTACGAGCATTTCACCCGCATGCACGAGACGCTCAAGTGCAACACCGCGCAACTGGCGGCCGATGTCGTGGTCGACCTGATGCGCAGCCGGGGGACCGCCTGA
- the rseP gene encoding RIP metalloprotease RseP, which yields MQTVLAFIVALCVLIYVHEMGHYLAARACGVKVLRFSIGFGRPLLRWISKSRDRTEWTVAMIPLGGYVKMLDERELDPARDTPIDPADLPRAFNRQPVGKRFAIVAAGPLANFALAIVLYFALFAGGMREPVPVVAEPAAGTMAAQAGVRDGDRVLSLTANGHTEPVRSWNDLRMAVFAEGFGDARAVLRVRGADGAERDVTLPRLPNTGGNPEQDPLATLGLNLKGGPVTITEVLPDSAAERAGLRKGDRIVAWQGSPLTQASALIKAVRSQPGQAVTLGIERDGQRLDVPVTLDTAVARDGATDASASAPAPSGKLGAALSQAVQMETVRYRPDQALARAAGQVWDTSVLSLKLLGKMLVGQASLQNLSGPLTVADYAGRAANLGIQAFVSFLALVSVSLGVLNLLPIPVLDGGHLLYYCVEFLTGRPVPDHWQAMLQKVGIACILLLTSLALFNDVSRMFLANG from the coding sequence ATGCAAACCGTACTCGCTTTCATCGTTGCCCTGTGCGTGCTGATCTACGTGCACGAAATGGGCCACTACCTGGCCGCGCGCGCCTGCGGCGTGAAGGTGCTGCGTTTTTCCATCGGCTTCGGGCGGCCGCTGCTGCGCTGGATCTCGAAGAGCCGCGACCGCACCGAATGGACCGTGGCGATGATCCCGCTGGGCGGCTACGTCAAGATGCTCGACGAGCGCGAGCTCGATCCCGCGCGCGACACCCCCATCGACCCGGCCGACCTGCCGCGCGCCTTCAATCGCCAGCCGGTGGGCAAGCGCTTTGCCATCGTCGCGGCGGGCCCGCTGGCCAACTTCGCGCTCGCCATCGTGCTGTATTTCGCGCTGTTTGCCGGCGGCATGCGCGAGCCCGTGCCCGTGGTGGCCGAACCCGCGGCCGGCACCATGGCGGCGCAGGCCGGCGTGCGCGACGGCGACCGGGTGCTGTCGCTGACCGCCAACGGCCACACCGAGCCGGTCCGCTCCTGGAACGACCTGCGCATGGCCGTGTTTGCCGAAGGCTTCGGCGATGCGCGCGCGGTGCTGCGCGTGCGCGGCGCCGACGGCGCCGAGCGCGATGTCACGCTGCCGCGCCTGCCCAATACCGGCGGCAATCCCGAGCAGGATCCGCTGGCCACGCTGGGCCTGAACCTGAAGGGCGGCCCGGTGACGATCACCGAGGTGCTGCCGGATTCGGCCGCCGAGCGCGCCGGGCTGCGCAAGGGCGACCGCATCGTGGCCTGGCAGGGCAGCCCGCTGACGCAGGCCAGCGCGCTGATCAAGGCGGTGCGCAGCCAGCCGGGCCAGGCCGTGACGCTCGGCATCGAACGCGACGGCCAGCGCCTGGACGTGCCGGTCACGCTCGACACCGCCGTGGCGCGCGATGGCGCCACGGATGCCAGCGCCAGCGCGCCGGCGCCCTCGGGCAAGCTGGGTGCGGCGCTCAGCCAGGCGGTGCAGATGGAGACCGTGCGCTACCGGCCGGACCAGGCGCTGGCGCGCGCGGCGGGGCAGGTGTGGGATACCAGCGTGCTGTCGCTCAAGCTGCTGGGCAAGATGCTGGTGGGGCAGGCCTCGCTGCAGAACCTGAGCGGGCCGCTGACCGTGGCGGACTACGCGGGACGCGCCGCAAACCTCGGCATACAGGCCTTTGTCAGCTTTCTGGCACTGGTCAGCGTTAGTCTTGGCGTACTCAATTTGTTACCCATTCCGGTTCTGGATGGGGGGCATTTGCTGTATTATTGCGTGGAATTTTTGACTGGCCGGCCCGTCCCAGACCACTGGCAGGCAATGCTGCAGAAGGTTGGCATCGCCTGCATCTTGCTCCTGACTTCGCTCGCTTTGTTCAATGACGTCAGCCGAATGTTTCTGGCGAACGGCTAG
- a CDS encoding OmpH family outer membrane protein: MTTTFKLVKSLGAAALATAAICAAVPASAQEARIAAVNSERILRDSQPAKAAQVKLEQEFSKRDRELQDMAQKIKGMADKLDKDTAVLADSDRQRRQREVADLDREFQRKQREFREDLNQRRNEELAQVLERANRVIRQLAEQRKYDLIVQEAVYVNPRIDITDDVMKVLNAGGK; the protein is encoded by the coding sequence ATGACTACAACATTCAAACTGGTCAAGTCCCTGGGCGCTGCCGCGCTCGCCACCGCGGCGATCTGTGCCGCGGTGCCCGCCTCGGCCCAGGAAGCGCGCATCGCCGCGGTCAATTCCGAGCGCATCCTGCGCGATTCGCAGCCCGCCAAGGCGGCCCAGGTCAAGCTGGAGCAGGAGTTCTCCAAGCGCGACCGCGAGCTGCAGGACATGGCCCAGAAGATCAAGGGCATGGCCGACAAGCTGGACAAGGACACGGCCGTGCTGGCCGATTCCGACCGCCAGCGCCGCCAGCGCGAAGTGGCTGACCTCGACCGCGAGTTCCAGCGCAAGCAGCGCGAATTCCGCGAAGACCTGAACCAGCGCCGCAACGAGGAACTGGCCCAGGTGCTGGAGCGCGCCAACCGCGTGATCCGCCAGCTCGCCGAACAGCGCAAATACGACCTGATCGTGCAGGAAGCGGTGTACGTGAACCCGCGCATCGATATCACCGACGACGTGATGAAGGTGCTGAACGCCGGCGGCAAGTAA
- the ppsR gene encoding posphoenolpyruvate synthetase regulatory kinase/phosphorylase PpsR, with amino-acid sequence MFIVSDGTGITAETFSHSILAQFEMRFRKVRMPFVDTPEKAHIAVGKINEAFHNEGVPPIVFTTLVNQEANKALRRAKAMILDMFQTFIEPLEKELGLKSTHAIGRFHQNADTEAYKNRIEAINFSLAHDDGQSHKNLEEADVILVGVSRSGKTPTSLYLAMQYGLKAANYPLIPDDFERGKLPSALYAFKPKIFGLSIDPQRLTEIRNERRPGSKYAALENCRYEVNEAEAMMRREGIKWLSSTHKSIEEIATTILQEIKVDRDNY; translated from the coding sequence GTGTTCATCGTCTCGGATGGCACCGGCATCACCGCCGAGACCTTCAGCCACTCCATCCTGGCCCAGTTCGAGATGCGTTTCCGCAAGGTGCGCATGCCTTTCGTCGATACCCCGGAAAAGGCACATATTGCCGTCGGCAAGATCAACGAGGCGTTCCACAACGAAGGGGTGCCGCCGATCGTCTTCACCACGCTGGTCAACCAGGAAGCCAACAAGGCGCTTCGCCGCGCCAAGGCGATGATCCTGGACATGTTCCAGACCTTTATCGAGCCGCTCGAGAAGGAACTGGGGCTGAAGTCCACCCACGCCATCGGCCGCTTCCACCAGAATGCGGACACCGAGGCCTACAAGAACCGGATCGAGGCGATCAACTTCTCGCTGGCGCATGATGACGGCCAGTCACACAAGAACCTCGAAGAAGCCGACGTGATCCTGGTGGGCGTGTCGCGCAGCGGCAAGACCCCGACCAGCCTCTACCTGGCCATGCAGTACGGGCTGAAGGCGGCCAACTATCCGCTGATCCCCGACGATTTCGAGCGCGGCAAGCTGCCGTCGGCGCTCTATGCGTTCAAGCCGAAGATCTTCGGCCTGTCGATCGACCCGCAGCGCCTGACCGAGATCCGCAACGAGCGCCGCCCCGGCAGCAAGTACGCCGCGCTGGAAAACTGCCGCTACGAGGTCAACGAGGCCGAGGCGATGATGCGCCGCGAAGGCATCAAGTGGCTGTCGTCGACGCACAAGTCGATCGAGGAGATCGCGACCACGATCCTGCAGGAGATCAAGGTCGACCGCGACAACTACTGA
- a CDS encoding TrmH family RNA methyltransferase, whose protein sequence is MKHITSRDNALFKHLKALAGSTHQRRKAGQSLLDGVHLAQAYVAARGQPVTCLVSERHYDHAEVAPLLAEVDSERVVVLADALFTQISGVVNGIDLMLVIETPAGHLPARIEQDCIILDGVQDAGNVGSILRSAAAAGIRDAFLATGCAFAWSVKTLRAGMGANFHLNIVEHCTLEALAPRLAIPLLATSSHAEAAVFDTDLRGPVAWVVGNEGAGVSEGWMAHVTRKVGIPQPGGMESLNVAAATAICLFEAVRQRRAG, encoded by the coding sequence GTGAAGCACATCACCTCGCGCGACAACGCGCTGTTCAAGCACCTGAAGGCGCTTGCCGGTTCCACGCACCAGCGCCGCAAGGCCGGGCAGTCGCTGCTCGACGGCGTGCACCTGGCGCAGGCCTACGTGGCCGCGCGCGGCCAGCCCGTGACCTGCCTGGTGTCGGAGCGCCACTACGACCACGCCGAAGTCGCGCCTCTGCTGGCCGAGGTGGACAGCGAGCGCGTGGTGGTGCTGGCCGATGCGCTGTTCACGCAGATCAGCGGCGTGGTCAACGGCATCGACCTGATGCTGGTGATCGAGACGCCGGCGGGCCACCTGCCGGCGCGCATCGAGCAGGACTGCATCATCCTGGACGGGGTGCAGGACGCGGGCAATGTCGGCTCGATCCTGCGCAGCGCGGCCGCGGCGGGCATCCGTGACGCCTTCCTGGCCACCGGCTGCGCCTTCGCGTGGTCGGTCAAGACGCTGCGCGCCGGCATGGGCGCGAACTTCCACCTCAATATCGTCGAGCATTGCACGCTCGAGGCGCTGGCGCCGCGGCTGGCGATCCCGCTGCTGGCGACCTCGTCGCACGCCGAGGCCGCGGTATTCGATACCGACCTGCGCGGACCGGTGGCGTGGGTGGTCGGCAACGAAGGGGCAGGGGTCAGCGAGGGCTGGATGGCGCATGTCACGCGCAAGGTCGGCATTCCGCAACCGGGCGGGATGGAGTCGCTGAACGTGGCCGCGGCCACGGCGATCTGCCTGTTCGAGGCGGTGCGCCAGCGGCGCGCCGGCTGA
- the fabZ gene encoding 3-hydroxyacyl-ACP dehydratase FabZ, whose product MSAAEIDIRKILKLLPHRYPFLLVDRVLEFEAQKRIKTLKNVTINEPYFQGHFPEQPVMPGVMILEALAQSAGLLTFGADMERKEGALYYFVGIDGARFKQVVYPGDQLHMNVTVERYIRGIWKFKAFATVDDKVACEAELMCTVKQAE is encoded by the coding sequence ATGAGCGCGGCCGAAATCGATATCCGCAAGATCCTCAAGCTGCTGCCGCACCGGTACCCGTTCCTGCTGGTCGACCGCGTGCTGGAGTTCGAGGCGCAGAAGCGCATCAAGACCCTGAAGAACGTCACCATCAACGAGCCGTACTTCCAGGGCCATTTCCCCGAGCAGCCGGTGATGCCGGGCGTGATGATCCTGGAAGCGCTGGCGCAGTCGGCCGGCCTGCTGACCTTCGGCGCCGACATGGAGCGCAAGGAAGGCGCGCTGTACTACTTCGTCGGCATCGACGGCGCCCGCTTCAAGCAGGTGGTGTACCCGGGCGACCAGCTGCACATGAACGTGACGGTCGAGCGCTATATCCGCGGCATCTGGAAGTTCAAGGCGTTCGCCACGGTCGACGACAAGGTGGCCTGCGAGGCGGAGCTGATGTGCACCGTGAAGCAGGCCGAGTGA